Proteins found in one Mustela lutreola isolate mMusLut2 chromosome 10, mMusLut2.pri, whole genome shotgun sequence genomic segment:
- the PALMD gene encoding palmdelphin: MEEAELVKERLQAITDKRKIQEEISQKRLKIEEEKLKHQHLKKKALREKWLLDGVSTGKEQEEMKKQNQRDQHQIQVLEQSILRLEKEIQDLEKAELQISTNEEAILRKLKSVERTTEDIIKSVKVKKEETSEESIEDIYANIPDLPKSYVPSRLRKERNEGIEDDEQNRKALYAMEIKVEKDLKTGESTVLSSIPLPSDDFKGTGIKVYDDGQKSVYAVSSNHSAAYNGTNGLAPVEVEELLRQATERNSKSPTEYHEPVYANPFCRPTTPQREKVTPGPNFQERIKMKANGLGNDMNESVNNLDNGLSEGRGNSFNHVSPVRPIPQPRSMTQRVEEMPHTLQRRLMTPWEESNTIQDKYMASPEARLSPSEALAGKSKHQDSSPACQEDEEDIRYNIVHSLPSDMADSEPVTMIFMGYQQAEDNEEEKKLLTGYDGIIHAELVVIDDEEEGEGAAEKPSYHPVAPYSQVYQPATPTPLPRKRAEVNPYENTNHKSPHKNSISRKEQEESLGNPVHSPLDVQMAGDGTEDPSLTALRMRMAKLGKKVI, encoded by the exons gataaaagaaaaatacaggaagaaaTCTCACAGAAGCGTCtgaaaatagaggaagaaaaactaaagcaccagcatttgaag AAAAAAGCCTTAAGGGAGAAATGGCTTCTAGATGGAGTCAGCACCggaaaagaacaggaagagatgaagaaacaaaatcaacGAGACCAGCACCAGATCCAGGTTCTAGAACAAAGTATCCTCAG acttgagaaagaaatccaagatcTTGAAAAGGCTGAGCTCCAAATCTCAACCAACGAAGAGGCAATTTTAAGGAAACTAAAATCAGTTGAAAGGACAACAGAAGATATAATAAAG tCTGTGAaggtgaaaaaggaagaaacatcaGAAG AGTCAATTGAAGACATCTATGCTAATATCCCTGACCTTCCAAAATCCTACGTGCCTTCCAgattaaggaaggaaagaaatgaaggaatagaagatgatgaacaaaacagaaaag CTTTGTATGCCATGGAAATTAAAGTTGAAAAAGACTTGAAAACTGGAGAAAGCACAGTCCTGTCTTCAATACCTCTCCCCTCAGATGACTTTAAAGGTACAGGAATAAAAGTTTACGACGATGGGCAAAAGTCAGTATATGCAGTAAGCTCTAATCATAGTGCAGCGTACAATGGCACCAATGGCCTGGCCCCAGTTGAGGTGGAGGAACTTTTGAGACAAGCCACAGAGAGAAACTCTAAATCCCCAACAGAGTATCATGAGCCTGTCTACGCCAATCCATTCTGCAGGCCTACGACTCCACAGAGGGAGAAGGTAACTCCTGGACCAAACTTTCAAGAAAGGATAAAGATGAAAGCTAATGGACTGGGTAATGATATGAATGAATCCGTAAACAATCTGGACAATGGgctttcagaggggaggggcaacAGCTTCAATCATGTCAGCCCCGTTCGGCCCATACCTCAACCCCGATCAATGACTCAACGAGTTGAGGAGATGCCCCACACTCTACAAAGGAGGCTGATGACTCCTTGGGAAGAATCCAACACTATCCAGGACAAATATATGGCTTCTCCAGAGGCAAGACTGAGTCCCAGTGAAGCCCTAGCTGGAAAGTCAAAACACCAGGATTCTTCTCCTGCTTGCCAGGAGGATGAGGAAGATATTAGATATAATATCGTTCATTCCCTGCCTTCTGATATGGCTGATTCAGAACCTGTGACAATGATTTTCATGGGGTATCAGCAGGCAGAAgacaatgaagaagaaaagaagcttCTGACAGGGTATGACGGGATCATCCATGCCGAGCTGGTTGTGattgatgatgaggaggagggtGAAGGGGCCGCTGAGAAACCATCTTACCATCCTGTAGCTCCCTACAGCCAGGTTTACCAGCCTGCCACACCAACACCACTTCCTAGAAAGAGAGCAGAAGTTAATCCCTACGAAAACACAAACCACAAATCTCCCCACAAAAATTCCATATCCCGGAAAGAGCAAGAAGAAAGCTTGGGCAATCCAGTTCATTCTCCACTTGACGTTCAGATGGCTGGAGATGGGACTGAGGACCCATCCTTAACAG ctttAAGGATGAGAATGGCGAAACTGGGGAAAAAAGTTATCTGA